The genomic stretch TGTTGCTCTGACCCATGTCTCCTCTCCTGTGAATGTGCAGGCAAGCTGGTGTCCACTGGTGCTGCAGGACTGGAATATAGACGAGCTGATACTGGTTGTACTGGAGGAAGGAGCTGTTGGCATGCAGGAGTGCTTGTGGTGCTCTGGGGCAAGCTATTGCTGCTCTGGAAGGCCTCAGAGAACAAGCAGAGCCCCCAGGAGACACTCAGCCCTGCCTGGTCCTCAGTGGAGAGAAAATGTTGGGACCAGAAGACTTGCTGGGCTTGGAAGGCAGCAGGATCCAGTTGTGGGGGGTCCAGTCTGGTGGGGGTCCTAGCCCTTGCTGGAAGGGGGCAGGGGTGCAGGCTGGCTGCAGTGGaaggtgcaggcaggaggagagtgGGCTGTTGGCTGCAGGTAGCTGTCAtgaggctgctgcaggagaggtgTCCTGACTGCACCGCAGACTCCTCTGGGGGAGGCTTCAGGAGTGATGCAGGGTGAAAATTGTGGGGGAGAAATGCTTTTGAACCAGGGCACCGGAAGGGGGCAGCTGTGTGGCTCTGCTCTAGCAGCTgaggggctgggaaggaggtAACACCGGAGCGATGGAGAGCAGGCAGCGGTTCAGTCCAGATACAGCTGAGCTCGAAGCTTCCGGCTGCTGGCGATGGGCATGGAGGGGAGATGTCGTTGAAGAGGCTGGGGCCCACACTGGTACCTCTGGGGACACCAGCCTGCCCTGTGGGGCTGGCACCTGCCGGGGGACCTTGGCACAGCGCTCGGCTGCGTGGCAGAACCATCTGTAACCATGCTGGGGAGAGGTCAGCTGCCTGGTTTTGGAGGGATCCCTTTGACTTGCCGCCTGGGGTACACTATGCTTGGCTCTGCTCACCAGGCTGTCAGCACGCAAGCAGGACGGGGGGCCATGCTGGTGGCCACGGCATGGTGCTCGGTGGTCCTCACCGGCTCTTATTGCCGGGCGCCACGTTTTCCATCATTCATACGGACGTGAATAGGGAGGTGACTCATTCATTCATGCCGCTGTTGCACAAGGTGCGTATCCGAGTCTCTTGAATAGCCCTGGTGCCTTCGGGTGCTCGCTGCAGGGGGGCGTGAAGCTGTGCGGTGGCAGGGGCCATGCTGGGAACAAGGGGGCTATTTTGAATGCTTGGATCGGGAAGGCTGGAAGTTGGAGGCTCAGCATGTCTGATTGGTTTCTTGTCTGGGGTTAGCGGTGATGAATAGGGAGAGCACACCCTATTGCAGGGGAAAGACAAGAGCGAAGGGATCCTGGATCTTGGCACTCGGTTAATAAACTAACCAATGTTGCATGTGAGTCAGCTCTAGGTGAGGGCTGATGTACTCCAGCTAGAAGCAGGAGGATGAGGTTGGGCTTTGCTGGGTGCTGTTAATCCTGGGGTCTAGGAGTGCCTGATGAAGTAATGTTGGGATGCTGCCCATGATGGCAGTACGCGAGGGGCTGCTCTTTGTCCACACCTCTCTGGGGTTTCCCCGTCTTCTTGCGGTGGCCTCTTGTCACCTGCCTCCTCGCGGGGTTGTCCCCAAAGCTGGACCTATCTGCCTCAGTGTGCACATCTCTCCTGGGAGTTGCATGTGAgcgggcagggaaggaggagctgATGCAGCTGCTGATTTGAGCAGGAGGAGCATCCCGAGGCCTGGTAAAGCGAGTTTTAAAAATGGTCAAAGCAGATCTAAACTTCAGATGCACCCTGCGATGGTCTGTGCTGTGAACCCTGCTGCAGGGAACAGGCTGCTGGGTGGGAAGGAGATCCTGCTGGGGGTGAGCCCGTGGTGGGCACAGCAGAGGCGGTTCACATACTTCGTGCCGCAGTTCCAGCCCATCCACATCGTGGCAGAGGGGATGCTTTGGCACAGGCAATAGAGCCGGCTGAGAACCAGGTATGCCGGCCTCGGGAGGTAGCCCTGGTTGGGTGAAGTGTCAGTGCAGCCCCAGAGAAGGCTGGTGGTCGCGTGCATGACTTTGATGCAGGAAGGTTACTGGGGAATGTTGCGTCCAGTCTTCCAAAACAGTTTGGAAGCCTGACTGGTGGTCTTGGAGAGAGCAATTCCTACGTGGAGTGGGGTGAGTGGCTTCAGAGACAGCTTGTGCTGGGGCAAAGAAAGGATCCTGTCCCCCTGTTAAGGCTTCCCTTGCTCACCAGGAGGCTGAGGAGCACATGGTGAGCAAAGgaatgctgctgcagcaaaccCCTCTCACCTGGGCACAGAGAGGAGATGCAATGGGCTGTGTCTGCCTGGTGGCTGCTGTTTCAGGAGATGGGCTGGCTGGGATAGAGAAACCTGTCCCTTACTGGTATTATTTGCTACGTAAAGTGCCCCCGCTCAGTGGGAACTCAGGCTTTCTGTACCCAGAAGGGGCTTTAGAAAGGGTGAAGCCGTCCTCACGCAGCACGGAGAAAGCCGGTCTGGCCTGGGGAGCGCTTGCAGGcgcgaggaggaggaagaggagggctggCGTGGGCGGCAATGCTAATGTGGCTCTTCCACTGCGGCAGCTCCAGCTGAGGAAAGGCAGCTGGTCCAGCGCCGCCTGCCCGTATCCTGCctccaggcagctgcagctccttctcctcctgtggCTGTGGGATTTAACACGAGGGATGCCAGGGTTGGGGTTTCCCCTCTCTACTCCGGGACCCCGCCAGTGTAATCACACTTCCCCACACACGGATGTTGTGTGCTGCCGGGGTGACTCCCAAATAActgattctgcttttttattttatttattttatttttttttttatttggaacaGAGTAACTCCTCCAGGATAAAGTTGCTCATACTTCTGCGTGGTCTGTACGGAGGCTTTTACACCCCACAAGCCCTAACGTAATGTTTATTCTGGGCTTGTCTTTCCCATCCTCACCCCCTGAGTAAACAGCAAGCAGTGGAAGGTGGTTTGGACGTAAAATGCAGCAATTAATTTGGAAAAGGCAGAGCGGAAGTTGATGTGCATGCTTCTGACCCCTGGCAGCTGATTTCTTCCCTGTGCCTGAACAGGGGCATGCGAAAAGACGGTGCCCATACCCCCAAAATATCAGGGGGACGCAGACCGTGGTGATGGTGACTCAAAAAGGAATTAGGCCATGGCGTGAAATCCCTGCGGCACTCTGGGATATGCGGAGAAAGGTGTAGTGGGATTGCACGCTCATCGTTACCCTGATTTAATTGGCGAGCCGGACAGCGAGCGGCAGAGCTGTATCTGCGAGTGGGACCTGCGTCCCCTTGGAGCTCTCATGGCCGCTCCGGCGATGCTCAGCTGAGCTCCCTCTCTCTTTGTCTCCCCTCCAGCTTGCCAACAAAGCGCGGAcggagaaggaagagaagatgaGCCAGGCGTATGCAATTAGTGCTGGTGTCTCTCTGGAGGGGCAGCAGCTCTTCCAGACTATACATAAGACGTAAGTCCCCTCGTCGGTCCCACCGGTGCCTCCTGCGCTCTGCCTCGGCCCCCCGCGCTGCTGGCTGGGAGTTGCTCGTATCCGTGCGTAGCCCGGGGAGGGATTTGCATTGCCTTGTCCCTCGGCGTCACCACGAAATGCTGCCAGCGTGTCCTGGGACATGCCGACCAGAGCCACGCAGTCCTCAGGGGCAGGATGGCTGCCTGCTGGatccctgcctcttcctggcACGCACCAGCGGTGTGCCCGTCCCTGCGGGCTCGCACCCATCTCTGGTTGGGTACCCAGGAGGTACTGGGTGGCTTTTGCACCCACGTCACCTCCTCAGCGAGATGTGGGTCTGAGGTGGGTGGTGGGACCATGCTGGGGTTGGGTGGTGGCtttcagaggggctgggggatgcGGGAGTGCAGCCCAGAGCCCCGGGCAGTTGCCTTCACTGaccctttttcccttccctgcagcattAAGGACTGTAAATGGCAGGAGAAGAACATAGTTGTGATGGAAGAAGTCGTTATCGCCCCTCCCTATCAAGTGGAAAACTGTAAAGGCAAAGAGGGAAGCGCGCTGAGTCACGTACGCAAAATAGTGAGTACGGGCAGGGGGgtctggtggcactggggatgCCGGGAGGGCGTCACATCCCGGGGACACCCGTGGTCCCTCCTTGGGTGGGCTCGCCTGCCTGCTGCGGATCCCCTGCCCGCCCTGCCTTCGCTAAACCCCTCTTTCTGTCCATCCCACCCTCCCTGCTGGCAGGTGGAGAAACATTTTCGAGACGTGGAAAGCCAAAAGGTAATGCAGCGTTCACAAGCACAGCAGACACAGAAGGAGACCTCCCTCTCGTCCTGAGGCCCACCTCCCGGCGCCGGGGactcccccgccgccccgccacCGAGCCACCACCAGaggcgggagggcggcggcggggggttcaacttttatttcctttttcgAGCTCATTAATGGGGAGCTCAACCGATTCCAAACCTTAGACTTTAAAACAAACGagaaaagagaataatttaaaagctcATGCATTACTTGACTAACAGACTTTCTTTTGTCCgccatgttttctttcctacCAGCCAGTCAGACTttgttagttttattttttgacctttcttttcctttttcctcccccctttcccctgctgccaaccccgccccccccctttACTTTTCTAAAGGGGGTCTGTCACCCCGTGTCCCCCCTCTCTGCCTGTCCCATAGGAGGATCTCCCCCTGCCCGTCCCCCTGCCCACCAACCCctccaaaaataaaagtaacGAGCTGACTGCGGTGGCCGAACCGGGACCCTTGTGACCAGCGCGGTCTcgttttaattttgtttgcacAGGGCAAGGCTTGAATtagtcttatttttcttatctttaaatatatatatgaatatatattaaaatgttctttaaatattttctgcttctagCAGTTTTCTTGACCAGGATcgtggcaaaaaaaccctcactgtcactcccccccaccccaccctcccaccccaccgGGCCCGGGGAGCCCGAGGGGGGCTCGGgtgcagggtgagggggggctgtggccccctccctgccccaccaccccccccccgtgtgCCATGCTGGGGcctgggttgggttttttccccccttttctttttttttttttttttcccctttttttgaatttttttttaatttttctttttttttttttgccatgatcctcccccctccctttttttgttttgttttttaaaataaatggatcaAAATCAAACAATTCAAGCCCTGCCTTTAGAAgagttaaaaagtaaaaaaaaaaaaattaaaaaaaaaaaaaaggaaaattttttagTATTGTTTAgcaaaaacaataaaacccGAAATTTTTTTAACCATCACCCGTGTCTGGCGCTCTGGGGGCGGGGCTTGCTGAGGGGCGGGGCTTCACTAGCGGGGCGGGGCCTCTGCGGGGAAGGGGGCGTTCTCGTAGGGCGGGGCTTCCGACGCGGGGCCGGACTTCCGGCGGGGCGGGCCTGGCGGTGATGGCGGCGGGCCgcggctggcggcggcgggcgtTGCGGCTGCTGACGGCGGGCGGCGGCGTTCTGCTGACCCGCTTCCCCTTCTGGCACTGCTTCAGCGGGCTGCTGCTCTGCGCCGAGCGCGCCGACGGGCGGCGGTGCGGGACGGGGGAGGCCTGGGGCGGGTGGGGGTCTGCGGTAGGCCCGGGGGTGGTGGTAGGGAGGCCTGAGGGTGTGGGGACGGGGGAGCTGGTTATGTTTGGGGGGGCTCCTGAGGCCTgtgtggggccgggggagctgGTTAAGTGTGGGGCTGTGagggcctggggctggtgtgGGGCCAGGGGAGCTGGTTAAGTGTGGGGGGGCTCCTGGGGTAAGTGTGGGGCCAGGGGAGCTGGTGATGTGGGGGGGGCTCCTGGGGTAAATGTGGGGCCCTGAGAGTGTGGGGTCGGGGGAGCTGGTTaagtggggggggagggggctccTGGGGTAAGTATGGGGCTAGGGAAGctggtgatgggggggggggggctccttGGGTAAGTGTGGGGCTGTGAGGGCCTGGGGCTGatgtggggccgggggagctgGTTAAGTGTGTGGGGGGGCTCCTGGGGTAAATGTGGGGCCCTGAGGGTGTGGGGTCGGGGGAGCTggttaaggggggggggggctcccggGTTAAGTGTGGGGCTAGGGGAGctggtgatggggggggggctcctggGGTAAGTGTGGGGTTGTGagggcctggggctggtgtgGGGCTGCGGGAGCTGGTTAGGTGTGGGGGGCTCCTGGGGTAAGTGTGGGGCTGTGAGGGTGTGGGGCCAGGGGAGCTGGTGATGTGTGTGGGGGGCTCCTGGGGTAAGTGTGGGGCCATGAGGGCTTGGGGCAGgtgtggggccgggggagctgGTGATGTGTGGGGTGGCTGGCAGGCTCCTGTGGtaggtgtggggctgggagggggctcCTGGGGTAAGTGTGGAGCCGGGTGGAGGGGAGtgtgggggctgggggaagggcAGAGGGGCACTtgaggggggcagggagggctgtATGGGGCCAGGGGAGGGCTCTGGTAGAGTtagggggtgagggggggtcTTGAGGGGGCTGAAGGGAGGTTCTGGGACTGAGCGTGGCCAAGGCTGGTTGTGGGGgtcaggggctggagctgccatGCCCCCCAGGAAGCCAGACATCCCCGTCCCCTACCTGTACGTGGACATGGGGGTGGCCGTGCTCTGCGCCAGCTTCATGTCCTTTGGGGTGAAGCGCCGCTGGTTCGCCCTGGGGGCCGCCCTGCAGCTCGCCGTGGCCACCTACGCCGCCCACGTTGGTGGCCACGTCCACTACGGCGACTGGCTGAAGGtgagacacccccccacacaccccccagcccaccccggCCTCAGAGGGGCCCAGGGGGGGTGACGGTGACCCCGGCACAGGTGCGGATGTACTCCCGGACCATCGCCATCATCGGCGGCTTCCTCATCCTGGCCAGCGGTGCCGGCGAGCTCTACCGCCAGAAGCCACGCAGCCGCTCCCTGCAGTCCACGGGGCAGGTCTTCCTCGGCATCTACCTCATCTGCCAGGTACAAGGGGGGGGGTCACGGGACATTGTGGGGTGGGTGACAGCCACatcctgccccccaccctgctgcaggcagcgggGGCTGGATCCGCCGGGGGTTTCCTTCCCTGGGGGAGAAGCCTTAGGCGAGCGCTACCAGTGCCACCAGTGGCACCATTACCGCCGTGCTCCAGTCCCCCTCCCCATcgtcgttcccccccccctgccccaggcctactccctgcagcacagcaaggaGGACCGCCTGGCTTACCTGAACCACCTCCTGGGGGGTGAGCTCGccctccagctcctcttcaTCCTCTATGGCCTCCTGGCCCTCGCCTTCCTCTCCGGTTACTACGTGCGGGCGGCGGCGCAGGTGCTGGCGGTGCTCCTGCCCCTCGCCATCCTCCTCATCGACGGCAACATCGGCTACTGGCACGACTCGCGCCGGGTCGAGTTCTGGAATCAAATGAAACTCATCGGGCAAAACGTCGGTATTTTTGGAGCTGTCGTCATCCTGGCTACCGACGGCTGAGCGGGACGGCTGCCGGCTGGGactggggggtgggtggggggcagcaaggagcggggagggggcggtttttttaaagaatcaccgctatttattctttttttttttttaatttgtaaatacTTGATAATTTTGCCAGAGGATGGGGCAGTCACTGCCCTGGGCGtgtgggggagctgggggtgggggggggggcttctgCCTGTGGGGTTCTGGCCACTGTGTGGCCCCCTCCCCACCgaggttccccccccccgcccccgggtGTATTTTTACTGATGAAACAAGAAATCTTTTACCTCAACCCTGGGCTGTCTCGGCTGTTGTGCGCCAGCGGGGTCGGGCACTGCTGCTTCGGGGGGagctggttttgggggtttggagGGGGAGCTGTTTTGGGGGGAGCCTCTTTGGGGGGAGTTgactcttcccctcccttcagcggggaaactgaggcagggggaCAAGCAGGGTCCTGGGCTGGGTTTTGCTGCCGGTGCCTGGCCGTCCCCGGGGTTCTGCCCTGCCTGCGCGCTGCCTGCACTCTGCCGCAACCTGACGTGGGGGCTCAGCTTGCGATTTATGGCAGGAGGATgtgctggcggggggggggcgtggggagAGCATCACGGCAGGACACGGTGAGGGGCTGGCAGACCCCGGGTGTCCCCGTGGGCCACGTCCTCGCTGTCCACGTCCTGCCGCCCGGCTGGGCAGGCATGTgtcgtgtgtgtgtccccccccggctGAGTGGTGGAAAATCAAACAGGGGCTGATAAGGGCCTTCctccggggaggggggggcatgTGTGGCCCCTAATGTGCCTCCGGCGGAACCGGGGGCCATAAAGCGCGGGGAAGCGGCAGAGCCCTGtttgctctccctgtgcctttcCGTCCGACACCCCCGGCTGGGGGGGCTCCTCGCcctcccaggacccccccccccgggggctgcTTAGGGTCCAGTGTTGTACCTTCAGTCCCAGACACTCCTCCATGCCCGTGGGGAAGGTGGGGGGCACACAGTGgacaccccctgccccatccccttTGGGTACCCCTGGGGCCACCCCTCACCCTGCCCGgggaggtgcggggggggggacacgacactgcagccgggggtgggggggtggcatTTCTACCCGCTGGCAGAGCCATCCTGTGACCTTTGGAAAATTGCTGTTTACTGTCACTCGGGGGAAATGGTGCAGAAAGTTCTcgcctcccttcttccccccgCAGCGGGGTCTGCTCTGTGccagggggggggggggctgagggccACCCGGACCCCGATCCTCCCTCCCGGCCTCAGCTCGGGACATCTGTGACGATGCAGTGACATTGCCGCTTGTGGGCTTTGGTTCCAGTCCACAGCAATGGGACCGGGGGGTTGGTGTCCCCCGGCCACCGCTCTGTGCCCCCCACCGCGAATCCCATGATGGGGCAGAGCCCCCCTGTCGGAGCGCTCctctgccggggagggggctcaGCCCCCACCGGGGCGATGCTGGATTCGGCCTCCGTGTCCCCAAGGGCACGTGGCAGGCTGCTTGGGGGGGGCCATCCGCATCCCCCATCGATCCAATTAGCCCTTGATCGACCCGTGCCTTCGTTTGCGGGGACGTGAaaggtgctgggctggggcggggggggggggctgcgccagggctgctcccacccacccccaggCTCACGAGGGGGCTCAGCCCCCTCTCCCAGGCTGGCGTGGGGCTGGGCACCACATGGCTGGGGCAGCGTGGACCCCCACTTGTGTCCCTGCGCGCCGGTGTGACGCTGTGGCCATGCTACGGGGACGagtcccccccccggggctggggacagccacgGGGCTGGGACCCCCGTGGTGGCACTGCCATGAGCCgtgcccccgccgccgctcgccaGGGTGATGGCCCGGTCAGGAGTTGGGGAGCGTGTCCCCTCCAGCCGGGCTGGTGGCACCCCACAGGGTCCTGGCCGAGCCGTGTCCCCTCCATCCACCTGCCTGGAGATGTGGCTGCTTCTGGGTGGGAGCATCTTGGG from Buteo buteo chromosome 9, bButBut1.hap1.1, whole genome shotgun sequence encodes the following:
- the LSM12 gene encoding protein LSM12; protein product: MAAPGEYFSVGSQVSCRTCQEQRLQGEVVAFDYPSKMLALKCPSSSGKPNHADILLVNLQYVSEVEIINDRTGTPPPLASLNVSKLANKARTEKEEKMSQAYAISAGVSLEGQQLFQTIHKTIKDCKWQEKNIVVMEEVVIAPPYQVENCKGKEGSALSHVRKIVEKHFRDVESQKVMQRSQAQQTQKETSLSS
- the TMEM101 gene encoding transmembrane protein 101, with protein sequence MAAGRGWRRRALRLLTAGGGVLLTRFPFWHCFSGLLLCAERADGRRKPDIPVPYLYVDMGVAVLCASFMSFGVKRRWFALGAALQLAVATYAAHVGGHVHYGDWLKVRMYSRTIAIIGGFLILASGAGELYRQKPRSRSLQSTGQVFLGIYLICQAYSLQHSKEDRLAYLNHLLGGELALQLLFILYGLLALAFLSGYYVRAAAQVLAVLLPLAILLIDGNIGYWHDSRRVEFWNQMKLIGQNVGIFGAVVILATDG